Proteins from a single region of Dictyostelium discoideum AX4 chromosome 5 chromosome, whole genome shotgun sequence:
- a CDS encoding hypothetical protein (Similar to Gallus gallus (Chicken). 190 kDa tenascin) — MKYLLVYLHILLFCLLKINSQKYCTYSGVGEDYNIKFDVLQTNGGIGFLYSYLSVIFTTCNYTIPCGSNSNNVLCGSYHSTVPRKYLSLGFVNGSTHSYSKDGLMITYISQDTTNDNDCKRYTTNVIFQCRPDGDVSDSLDVGIDNILIDSCIVEFTLYLRTVCQTCPNCLKTHQTSCNVKSGWCTCDGNTKGLNCDQLNANISSVLTPTISGGDVIMSGDFSNIYNISSSITISIGTSICNSVIFSSNKSQIKCTIGAGEGDQQIKLSDGNGATLIYDGFYYRAPCSVECSPFGKCNDHVGNCICNDVAIGTDCKTLNLQLDSVTPTFVTGGQVYLNGNFLNVKDLSLTIKIGDIECSDVKFNDTNFKVLQCIIRKGEGIKDIIISSGLLSFSKAKAFEYQYYKCPLNCSTPNGTCDNNTGNCTCHNEHFGNSCEFTRCPLDCSTPNGTCDNNTGNCTCHNEHFGNGCEFTQCPLYCSTPNGTCDINSGICTCDNEHIGNGCEIKFIECKHKCSTKHGICDNDSGNCKCDTQTKGLTCEESRLLIESLDSINSKGGTINIIGYFGNTTSLLTIKIGESQCKNIKVFNETTLKCDIGEGKGIHNITIIDDDLSFTAINKFQYLDEKTKISKISRGAIAGIVVGCVVAVSLIGSIAFYYHHKNKKVNLFF, encoded by the exons atgaaatatttattaGTATATTTACACATATTactattttgtttattaaagaTCAATAGCCAAAAGTATTGCACTTATAGTGGTGTTGGAGAAGATTATAATATCAAATTTGATGTCTTACAAACAAA TGGTGGTATTGGTTTTCTATACTCATATTTAAGTGTTATTTTTACAACTTGTAATTATACTATTCCTTgtggtagtaatagtaataatgtaTTGTGTGGATCATATCATTCAACTGTTCCACGCAAGTATCTTTCATTGGGATTTGTTAATGGCAGTACACATAGTTATAGCAAAGACGGACTAATGATAACATATATATCACAGGATACaacaaatgataatgattgcAAAAGATATACAACAAATGTGATTTTTCAATGTAGACCAGATGGTGATGTATCCGATTCATTAGATGTTGGCATCGACAATATACTTATTGATTCATGTATTGTTGAATTCACACTCTATTTACGTACAGTGTGTCAAACATGTCCAAACTGTTTAAAAACACATCAAACATCATGTAATGTGAAAAGTGGTTGGTGTACTTGTGATGGTAATACAAAAGGTTTAAATTGTGATCAATTAAATGCAAATATATCATCGGTATTAACACCAACAATTAGTGGTGGTGATGTTATAATGTCTggtgatttttcaaatatttataatattagcTCAAGTattacaatttcaattggtacTTCAATTTGTAATAGTGTTATTTTCTCAAGTAATAAATCACAAATCAAATGTACGATAGGTGCAGGTGAAGGTGatcaacaaattaaattatcagatGGAAATGGTGCAACATTAATATATGATGGATTTTATTATAGAGCTCCTTGTTCAGTCGAATGTTCACCATTTGGTAAATGTAATGATCACGTTGGTAATTGTATTTGTAATGATGTTGCAATTGGTACAGAttgtaaaactttaaatttacaattagaTTCAGTAACACCAACATTTGTAACTGGTGGTcaagtttatttaaatggtaatttCCTAAATGTCAAAGATCTTAGTCTAACTATTAAAATCGGTGATATAGAATGTTCAGATGTTAAATTCAACGATACTAATTTCAAAGTTTTGCAATGTATAATTCGAAAAGGTGAAGGtattaaagatattataaTATCATCAGGTTTgctatcattttcaaaagcAAAAGCATTCGAATATCAATACTACAAATGTCCACTCAATTGTTCAACACCAAATGGTACTTGTGATAATAATACTGGTAATTGTACATGCCATAATGAACATTTTGGTAATTCTTGTGAATTTACTCGATGTCCACTCGATTGTTCGACACCAAATGGTACTTGTGATAATAATACTGGTAATTGTACATGCCATAATGAACATTTTGGTAATGGTTGTGAATTCACTCAATGCCCACTCTATTGTTCAACACCAAATGGTACTTGTGATATTAATAGTGGTATTTGTACATGTGATAATGAACATATTGGTAATGGTTgcgaaattaaatttattgaatgTAAACATAAATGTTCAACCAAACATGGAATATGTGATAATGATAGTGGTAATTGTAAATGTGATACTCAAACAAAAGGATTAACGTGTGAAGAATCaagattattaattgaatcattagactcaatcaattcaaaagGTGGtacaataaatataattggttattttggaaatacaacatcattattaacaattaaaattggtgaatCACAATGTAAAAATATCAAAGTATTCAATGAAACAACATTAAAATGTGATATTGGTGAAGGTAAAGGTATTCATAATATTACAATCATTGATGATGACCTTTCGTTCACAGCAATCAATAAGTTCCAATATCTCgatgaaaaaacaaaaatctCAAAAATATCGAGAGGTGCAATTGCTggtattgttgttggttgtGTTGTTGCTGTTTCATTAATTGGTTCTATTgctttttattatcatcacaaaaataaaaaggttaATCTTTTCTtctaa
- the arrF gene encoding ADP-ribosylation factor-related, whose product MLSEFFNNITSFFVNIFSLFEGKRNIRILMIGLDGAGKSTLLYKLKFGDVIRTIPTIGFNVEIIEYKNLSMNVWDIGGQNNIRALWRQYDQRTDVFIFVVDSTDRERFDEVKQEIKNIIEQNKNESSNASLLIFANKQDMLNPITPAELVNSLDLNSLTNKKWHVQPCSAVRGDGIYEGFDWIVSNSSGK is encoded by the exons aTGTTATCAgagttttttaataatattacctcattttttgttaatattttttcattatttgagggaaaaagaaatataagAATATTAATGATAGGTTTAGATGGTGCAG gcAAATCAACacttttatataaattaaaatttggtgaTGTTATTAGAACAATCCCAACAATTGGTTTTAATGTTGAAATAA ttgaatataaaaatttatcaatgaATGTATGGGATATAGGAggtcaaaataatattagagCGTTATGGCGTCAATATGATCAAAGAACAGATGTATTCATCTTTGTAGTTGATTCTACTGACCGTGAAAGATTTGATGAAGTTAAAcaagaaatcaaaaatataattgaacaaaacaaaaatgaaTCAAGTAATGCTTCATTATTAATCTTTGCAAACAAACAAGATATGCTCAATCCAATTACACCTGCAGAATTAGTTAATTCattggatttaaattcattaacaaataaaaaatggcaTGTTCAACCTTGTAGTGCAGTAAGAGGAGATGGTATTTACGAAGGTTTTGACTGGATAGTATCCAACTCTAGTGGAAAGTGA
- a CDS encoding deoxyribonuclease II family protein, which produces MKKIILIFLILIIFNIQLFYCQPMCLQGGKDIGLNDKIRKWYIYQLPEEGGIYYWNSFSDTITEKIGIEYSLRYDSESAFLLTFNQMENPDYNYVTYNDHPDETRDKDPIGGHSKGFFIWNKDGGIHVMHSFTAFPLFRTSRNDETMEKGKFAKKPQTGGFNPGLEVFNHKDKNLRGNDKNPKLQQAQYAYCYPISKTGIEVGIYRHLVLTNSVIGYVNGLAVNWGLSSLELTNILDDLDPAKFPRVSFMRIPDTNDFQKRNIHYENINIRESQVTAGIVKDVKILDQNDKFPLYVLAKHAYYFSEYSKKQHLETLYNQYSEKLYFYQKQFYNKDNQLGKNYINGVRRYMDPSKLSYKNLINIWTYISTLKMDFGGQQISLLGNFYLQTQHYNDIETGKVTNLERKVYQVEDITGYAPNNKIITRKKDHSKQAFSVIQFKRDFPDEVVPTQPNQYDYIWFCVGDNNFMEKQAHRGGSVHCFKSPTLSKFFSKKVYSYYYISSSGERTFYNSKVKEGINDFISRLVIKENSDDMERISKIQQHYQLTGSSMSFPPPSDKIDLNVEINGGGKIDFKTFQEMVIRKNNLYTLDAPIQFCWESNFYYPHIVFCKDEDNCNNFQTKYLCTEKNKIISYFYEANGDDDDQQITKFALEGIEKLIDPLGQEDGYNMFEMDIALRMLLGNIYNSNNKVYFFNNNNNMLTQQFKTYQDVISFCGKDIIIDQTVVTVHHIYNRSPYSPCLDLYKYCQQFREGFLLTDLGKNGDIFNCRVFDIVGESWNKILADANKISKGAMRDQIYNYKVNL; this is translated from the exons atgaaaaagattattttaatttttttaattttaattatatttaatattcaattattttattgtcaGCCCATGTGTTTACAAGGAGGAAAAGATATTGGATTGAACGataaaataagaaaatgGTACATTTACCAGTTACCTGAAGAAGGTGgaatttattattggaaTAGTTTCTCTGATACCATAACTGAAAAAATAGGAATTGAATATTCATTAAGATATGATAGTGAATCAGCGTTTTTATTAACATTCAACCAAATGGAAAACCCAGATTATAATTATGTTACCTACAATGATCATCCAGATGAAACAAGAGATAAAGATCCAATAGGTGGACATTCAAAaggattttttatttg GAACAAAGATGGTGGTATACATGTGATGCATAGTTTTACAGCATTTCCTTTGTTTAGAACAAGTAGAAATGATGAAACTATGGAGAAAGGAAAATTTGCAAAAAAGCCACAAACAGGTGGATTTAATCCTGGTTTAGAAGTTTTTAAtcataaagataaaaatttaaGAGGTAATG ATAAGAACCCAAAATTACAACAAGCACAGTATGCATATTGCTATCCGATTTCAAAAACAGGGATTGAAGTTGGTATCTATAGACATTTGGTATTAACAAATTCAGTTATTGGTTACGTTAATGGTTTGGCGGTCAATTGGGGACTCTCATCATTAGAGTTAACAAATATATTAGATGATTTAGATCCTGCCAAATTTCCAAGAGTTAGCTTTATGAGAATACCTGATACAAATGATTTTCAAAAGAGAAATATTCATTacgaaaatattaatattcgAGAATCTCAAGTAACAGCCGGAATTGTTAAAGATGTTAAAATATTGGAccaaaatgataaattcCCATTGTATGTTTTGGCAAAGCAT GCATATTATTTTTCGGAATACAGTAAAAAGCAACATTTAGAAACACTTTATAACCAATATTCagaaaaattatatttttatcaaaaacaattttataaCAAAGATAACCAATTAGGGAAAAACTATATTAATGGTGTAAGAAGATATATGGATCCCAGTAAATTGagttataaaaatttaataaacattTGGACATACATTTCAACCTTAAAGATGGATTTTGGTGGTCAACAAATTTCACTATTAGGAaacttttatttacaaaCTCAACATTATAATGACATTGAAACAGGAAAAGTTACAAATCTTGAACGTAAAGTATATCAAGTTGAAGATATAACTGGTTATGCtcctaataataaaattattacaagaAAAAAGGATCATTCAAAACAAGCTTTTTCAGTTATTCAATTTAAACGAGATTTTCCTGATGAAGTTGTACCAACCCAACCTAATCAATATGATTATATATGGTTTTGtgttggtgataataattttatggAAAAACAG GCTCATAGAGGAGGATCAGTACATTGTTTCAAAAGCCCAACTCTtagtaaatttttttcaaaaaaagtttattcgTATTACTATATAAGTTCAAGTGGAGAAAGGACATTTTATAACTCAAAAGTTAAAGAAggtattaatgattttatttcaaGGTTggtaattaaagaaaatagtGATGATATGGAAAGAATAAgtaaaattcaacaacattaTCAACTAACTGGATCATCAATGAGTTTTCCACCACCATCAGACAAAATCGATTTGAATGTAGAgattaatggtggtggtaaaatagattttaaaacatttcaAGAAATGGTTATAAGAAAAAACAATCTTTATACTTTGGATGCCCCAATTCAATTTTGTTGGGAgtcaaatttttattatccaCATATTGTTTTTTGTAAAGATGAAGATAATTGTAACAATTTTCAAACTAAGTACCTTTGTAcagaaaaaaataagataatTTCATATTTCTATGAAGCAAATggagatgatgatgatcaaCAAATAACTAAATTTGCTTTAGAAGGTATAGAAAAACTTATAGATCCTTTAGGTCAAGAAGATGGTTACAATATGTTTGAAATGGATATTGCTCTAAGAATGCTTCTTGGAAATATTTATAACTCAAATAacaaagtttatttttttaataataataataatatgttgACACAACAATTTAAAACTTATCAAGATGTTATTAGTTTTTGTGGAAAAGATATAATTATAGATCAAACAGTGGTTACAGTTCATCATATATATAACCGTAGTCCTTATAGTCCTTGTTTAGACCTTTACAAATATTGCCAACAATTTCGTGAAGGATTTTTATTAACTGATTTA ggAAAGAATGGAGACATATTTAATTGCAGAGTATTTGATATTGTCGGAGAATCTTGGAATAAAATACTTGCAGATGccaataaaatatcaaaaggTGCAATGCGTGATCAAATATACAACTATAAAgttaatttgtaa